The following are encoded together in the Pedobacter sp. D749 genome:
- a CDS encoding DUF4385 family protein, which translates to MPAERKPSYLDFDSEKYPWKQDIDYKDKPEKYRVGKGEQGVLICEPYKSEIGQFWRFRTPEVAKKSSEKIFGMFSNYLRANDFVGADMARKYLQMGYTRARRYANYKGGKKYDKDKDYKPLERGTGSAEKAQSAEIFYTAYKLAEANPVYKSLKADWKKRLG; encoded by the coding sequence ATGCCAGCCGAGAGAAAACCATCATACCTTGACTTTGATAGCGAAAAATACCCGTGGAAACAGGACATCGATTATAAAGACAAGCCCGAAAAATACAGGGTTGGCAAGGGCGAACAAGGCGTTCTGATCTGCGAACCCTATAAATCTGAGATCGGCCAGTTCTGGAGGTTCAGGACACCAGAGGTTGCAAAAAAAAGCAGTGAAAAGATATTTGGCATGTTCAGTAATTACCTCCGGGCAAATGATTTCGTGGGGGCAGACATGGCAAGAAAATACCTGCAGATGGGCTACACCCGCGCCAGGCGGTACGCCAATTACAAAGGCGGAAAGAAATACGACAAGGACAAAGATTATAAGCCACTGGAACGCGGCACCGGATCGGCAGAAAAAGCACAGTCTGCCGAAATATTCTATACTGCCTATAAACTGGCAGAGGCCAACCCGGTCTACAAATCGCTGAAGGCAGACTGGAAAAAACGGCTGGGA
- a CDS encoding PA2169 family four-helix-bundle protein, whose translation MENNQEIISDLKGLVSIINDGKEGYSSAAESTDNVELKAVFLKYVAERALYENDLKAHLEKHGGDSDNQEGGILGAIHRTWIDIKEALTDKSETAVLSAVVTGEKAALEKYDLVIKDNELHSDHLNLLTTQRNGIAEALKEIEVLEQKYSDK comes from the coding sequence ATGGAAAACAATCAAGAGATCATTTCAGACCTAAAGGGTTTGGTATCCATCATCAACGATGGAAAAGAAGGATATAGTTCAGCAGCAGAATCCACCGATAATGTGGAGTTAAAAGCAGTGTTTTTGAAATATGTTGCAGAACGTGCCTTGTATGAAAACGACCTGAAGGCTCATCTGGAAAAACATGGCGGGGATTCGGATAACCAGGAGGGTGGAATACTGGGAGCAATTCATAGAACCTGGATCGATATCAAGGAAGCGCTGACCGATAAAAGCGAGACCGCTGTGTTAAGTGCAGTCGTGACTGGTGAAAAGGCAGCACTCGAAAAGTATGACTTAGTCATAAAGGACAATGAACTCCATTCTGACCATTTAAATTTATTGACCACCCAGCGCAACGGTATTGCCGAAGCCTTAAAGGAGATCGAGGTTCTGGAGCAGAAATATTCGGACAAGTAG
- a CDS encoding LLM class flavin-dependent oxidoreductase: MKKIGFLSFGHWSDHPSYQARTAGDTLLQSIDLAVAAEEIGLDGAYFRVHHFARQLASPFPLLSAIGAKTSKIEIGTGVIDMRYENPLYMVEDAGAADLISGGRLQLGISRGSPEQVIDGWRYFGFAPKDGENDTDMGRQKALEFLERLKGEGFARPNPNPMFPNPPGLLRLEPYSEGLRDRIWWGAASNATAVWAAENGMYLQSSTLKFDENGKPFSIQQAEQIRLYKEAWKKAGHDREPRVSVSRSIFALMNDQDRYYFGQQGKGTDSFGYIEPTQRAVFGRGYAAEPDQLIKELAADEAIQEADTVLLTIPNTLGVDYNIHVLSAILEHVAPGLGWR; the protein is encoded by the coding sequence ATGAAGAAAATCGGATTTTTATCGTTCGGCCATTGGTCGGACCATCCCTCATATCAGGCGCGTACCGCTGGTGATACTTTGCTGCAATCCATCGATCTTGCCGTTGCGGCCGAAGAGATTGGCCTTGACGGAGCGTATTTCAGGGTACACCATTTTGCAAGGCAATTGGCATCACCCTTCCCGCTGCTTTCGGCAATTGGCGCAAAAACTTCTAAGATCGAAATCGGAACGGGCGTGATCGATATGCGCTATGAAAACCCCTTATATATGGTTGAGGATGCTGGTGCGGCCGACCTCATCTCTGGTGGCAGGTTACAACTGGGCATCAGCAGGGGTTCTCCCGAGCAGGTAATCGATGGCTGGCGGTATTTCGGTTTCGCACCAAAAGATGGGGAGAACGATACTGATATGGGAAGGCAAAAGGCTTTGGAGTTTCTGGAAAGATTGAAAGGCGAAGGTTTTGCAAGGCCTAATCCAAATCCAATGTTTCCCAATCCTCCTGGACTGTTAAGGCTGGAACCATATTCCGAGGGACTGCGTGACCGTATCTGGTGGGGAGCTGCTTCCAATGCGACTGCCGTTTGGGCGGCAGAGAACGGAATGTACCTGCAGAGTTCTACTTTAAAGTTTGATGAAAATGGAAAGCCCTTCAGTATCCAGCAGGCCGAGCAGATCAGGCTGTACAAGGAAGCCTGGAAAAAAGCGGGACACGATCGCGAGCCAAGGGTTTCTGTCAGCCGTTCAATATTTGCGCTGATGAACGATCAGGACAGGTATTATTTCGGGCAACAGGGAAAAGGGACGGATAGTTTTGGCTATATCGAGCCAACCCAAAGGGCGGTTTTCGGTCGGGGATATGCTGCAGAACCCGATCAGCTCATAAAGGAACTGGCTGCCGACGAGGCGATACAGGAAGCGGATACGGTACTACTAACCATTCCAAACACCTTAGGCGTAGATTACAATATCCATGTGTTATCTGCTATTCTGGAGCACGTTGCGCCCGGACTTGGCTGGAGATAG